The Microbacterium sp. KUDC0406 genome includes a window with the following:
- the sepH gene encoding septation protein SepH, protein MENVTIVGAESGVLVLATESGERFALPIDDLLHREIRRASRDADAAPARLAASPRDIQTQIRAGLSAAEVAELLGVSVSDVERFEGPVLAEREHIIGQALAVPVLIGSEVEPDAQPTFGSAVRAKLADAQATDERWASWKDESGWVVKLAFVSEEVEHDARWSFDPRRSLLSPLNADATQLSRQGSLPEGLIPRLRAVETEKVSPYKDDSRFDSGAFGPRLVPAPEIAEIDEDEAPAGRASAAVQDAAARHAPADSQTSAETADLLEALRRRRGQRETAPALDDVENENETGPIALFESLDEDDAPDAPAEQPDQDGAARRRRRNSMPSWDEIVFGARTDE, encoded by the coding sequence ATGGAAAACGTCACCATCGTCGGCGCTGAATCGGGCGTGCTCGTGCTCGCCACCGAATCGGGCGAGCGCTTCGCGCTGCCCATCGATGATCTCCTGCATCGCGAGATCCGTCGCGCGTCCCGGGATGCCGATGCCGCGCCCGCGCGGCTCGCCGCCAGCCCGCGCGACATCCAGACCCAGATCCGCGCCGGACTCTCCGCCGCCGAGGTGGCGGAACTCCTCGGCGTGAGCGTGTCGGACGTGGAGCGCTTCGAGGGTCCTGTGCTCGCCGAGCGCGAGCACATCATCGGTCAGGCGCTCGCGGTTCCCGTGCTCATCGGCAGCGAGGTCGAGCCCGACGCGCAGCCCACATTCGGCTCCGCCGTGAGGGCGAAGCTGGCCGACGCACAGGCGACGGACGAGCGCTGGGCGAGCTGGAAGGACGAGTCCGGGTGGGTGGTCAAGCTCGCCTTCGTGTCGGAAGAGGTCGAGCACGATGCGCGCTGGAGCTTCGATCCCCGCCGCAGCCTGCTGTCCCCGCTGAATGCGGACGCCACCCAGCTCTCCCGTCAGGGCTCCCTCCCCGAGGGACTCATCCCGCGCCTGCGCGCCGTGGAGACCGAGAAGGTGTCGCCGTACAAGGACGACTCGCGCTTCGACTCCGGCGCCTTCGGTCCGCGTCTGGTCCCTGCACCGGAGATCGCCGAGATCGATGAGGACGAGGCTCCGGCCGGCCGAGCATCGGCCGCAGTGCAGGATGCCGCGGCTCGGCACGCTCCCGCCGACTCCCAGACCAGCGCCGAGACCGCCGATCTGCTCGAGGCCCTTCGCCGCCGGCGAGGTCAGCGCGAGACGGCCCCGGCGCTCGATGACGTCGAGAACGAGAACGAGACCGGTCCGATCGCGCTGTTCGAGTCCCTGGACGAGGACGATGCCCCCGATGCACCCGCGGAGCAGCCGGATCAGGACGGCGCCGCGCGTCGTCGGCGGCGCAACTCGATGCCCTCCTGGGACGAGATCGTCTTCGGCGCGCGCACCGACGAGTGA